One genomic segment of Natrononativus amylolyticus includes these proteins:
- a CDS encoding PAS domain-containing protein — protein MSSGSLTNALRETLALFDGSGIPLTTTEAADRLDLGRRSTYERLERLVEHGELETKKAGASARIWWRAPRDRRRNGSRGDDPRTAPADDPPLEFPSGGETGARIREMDWSETPLGPTADWPQSLRTAVDMVVSTEFPTVLAWGSDLTCIYNDAYDRLLGENSEALGRPFHEVWLSADGGDSPVERALAGEAVRFDTVSVTLAHRDEPEEAYFDISAVPVRDEAGSVVGVRTTAIETTERVRVEGELRESEERLRLALEAGEIGAWELDLRTEASPVRSPQHDRIFGYEEPIDDWSFERFLEHVHPDDRERVEGSFEAAFQSGDWSFECRIVRTDGVQRWIEARGEFYFDDEGEPVRAVGNVQDVTARKDRERALEESRRQYQTLIDNYPNGAVALVDEECRYVSFGGRLEGDTDVPRAELEGERVRDVLPPEIEDVVAPRYEAALDGEPSTFEDTIDDRVYQFHFVPVRDDDGDVFAATAMSQDVTRRKEREKLLWETKSQLEAATEAGAVGTWEWHIPEDRFVAGASFARMFGVDPEAARTGVPIDRFVSAIHEDDRERVERSVESVVATGGEYREEYRVWNADGNVRWVVARGSVECDDDGNPVTFPGALVDITERKRAEKELERHRNQLEALNSLHEVVRDITDAVIEQSSREEIEETVCERLAASDSYEFAWIGDVDVQSQAITLRAEAAVDGTLNDATIPVNRDGEWHREPVERAISRREMQVARDLEFDHDSGSASTAAIPVVYEDTLYGVLAVYADRPNAFTDDERSVIGQLGEIIGHAIAAIERQRALMSDEVIELEFTIGDFFGAIHGLEAVDGTITHDRAVPAGDGVFLEYGTATEDAMAAIETLVDAESVPHWESVHALRIDGDATHFELRLVDPPMFSTITAYGGSIDEARIEDGDYYMRLHLPPSTNVRRIVDSITETYPRIELVSQRQVDRDRKPATGPQSAFFERLTDRQRAALEAAYYAGYFAWPRDTNGEEVADSLGISAATYHQHLRSAQRKLLRVALDDRGSD, from the coding sequence ATGTCCTCGGGCTCTCTCACGAACGCTCTTCGTGAAACCCTCGCCCTGTTCGACGGGTCGGGCATCCCTCTGACGACGACCGAAGCGGCGGATCGCCTCGACCTCGGGCGGCGAAGCACCTACGAACGCCTGGAGCGACTCGTCGAGCACGGCGAACTCGAGACCAAGAAAGCCGGTGCCAGTGCCCGAATCTGGTGGCGAGCGCCGCGTGATCGTCGCCGGAACGGGAGCCGCGGAGACGACCCGCGAACCGCCCCCGCGGACGATCCACCGCTCGAGTTTCCGTCCGGCGGGGAAACGGGGGCTCGCATTCGCGAGATGGACTGGTCCGAGACGCCTCTCGGTCCGACGGCGGACTGGCCACAGAGCTTGCGAACGGCGGTCGACATGGTTGTTTCCACCGAGTTTCCGACCGTTCTCGCGTGGGGGTCCGATCTCACCTGCATCTACAACGACGCCTACGACCGGCTCCTGGGCGAGAACTCCGAGGCGCTCGGACGGCCCTTTCACGAAGTCTGGTTGTCGGCCGACGGCGGAGACTCCCCCGTAGAGAGGGCGCTCGCGGGCGAGGCGGTCCGCTTCGATACCGTGTCGGTTACGCTCGCGCACCGCGACGAGCCGGAAGAGGCGTACTTCGATATCTCCGCGGTTCCCGTGCGCGACGAGGCCGGGTCGGTCGTCGGCGTCCGTACCACCGCGATCGAAACCACCGAACGGGTACGTGTCGAGGGGGAGTTACGCGAAAGCGAGGAGCGGTTACGGCTCGCGCTGGAGGCCGGCGAGATCGGCGCCTGGGAACTCGATCTCCGGACCGAAGCGTCGCCCGTCCGCTCGCCGCAACACGACCGGATCTTCGGCTACGAGGAGCCGATCGACGACTGGAGTTTCGAGCGGTTCCTCGAGCACGTCCACCCGGACGATCGAGAGCGCGTCGAAGGGAGTTTCGAGGCAGCGTTCCAGTCCGGCGACTGGTCGTTCGAGTGCCGAATCGTTCGCACCGACGGCGTCCAGCGGTGGATCGAGGCCCGCGGCGAGTTCTACTTCGACGACGAGGGCGAACCCGTCCGGGCGGTCGGCAACGTTCAGGACGTCACGGCGCGAAAGGACCGCGAGCGCGCCCTCGAGGAGAGCCGACGGCAGTACCAGACGCTCATCGATAACTACCCCAACGGAGCGGTCGCTCTCGTCGACGAGGAGTGCCGGTACGTTTCCTTCGGTGGCAGGCTGGAAGGCGATACGGACGTGCCGAGAGCGGAACTCGAGGGCGAACGCGTTCGCGACGTCCTGCCGCCGGAGATCGAAGACGTCGTCGCCCCGCGCTACGAGGCCGCGCTCGACGGCGAACCCTCGACATTCGAGGATACGATAGACGACAGGGTCTACCAGTTTCACTTCGTCCCCGTGCGTGACGACGACGGCGACGTCTTCGCCGCCACGGCGATGTCACAGGACGTCACCAGACGGAAAGAGCGCGAAAAACTCCTCTGGGAGACCAAGTCACAACTCGAGGCCGCGACCGAGGCCGGTGCCGTCGGTACCTGGGAGTGGCACATCCCCGAGGACCGGTTCGTCGCGGGCGCGTCGTTCGCCCGGATGTTCGGTGTGGACCCGGAAGCGGCCCGGACCGGCGTTCCGATCGATCGGTTCGTCTCCGCTATCCACGAGGACGACCGCGAGCGAGTCGAACGCAGCGTCGAGTCGGTCGTAGCGACGGGCGGGGAGTACAGGGAGGAATACCGCGTCTGGAACGCGGACGGCAACGTCCGATGGGTGGTGGCCCGCGGCTCCGTCGAGTGCGACGACGACGGGAATCCCGTGACGTTCCCCGGGGCGCTCGTCGACATTACGGAGCGGAAACGAGCCGAGAAGGAACTCGAGCGACACCGCAACCAGCTCGAGGCGCTGAACAGCCTACACGAGGTCGTCCGTGACATTACGGACGCGGTCATCGAGCAGTCCTCGCGCGAAGAGATCGAGGAGACGGTGTGTGAACGCCTCGCCGCGTCGGACTCGTACGAGTTCGCGTGGATCGGCGACGTCGACGTACAGTCGCAGGCGATTACCCTGCGGGCCGAGGCAGCGGTCGACGGCACCCTGAACGACGCCACGATCCCCGTAAATCGGGACGGCGAGTGGCACCGCGAGCCGGTGGAACGGGCGATCTCGCGGCGCGAGATGCAGGTGGCCCGTGACCTCGAGTTCGATCACGATTCCGGATCCGCATCCACCGCCGCGATCCCGGTCGTATACGAGGACACCCTCTACGGCGTGTTGGCCGTCTACGCGGATCGACCGAACGCGTTCACCGACGACGAGCGGTCGGTGATCGGTCAACTCGGCGAGATCATCGGTCACGCGATCGCCGCCATCGAGCGCCAGCGCGCCCTGATGAGCGACGAAGTCATCGAACTCGAGTTCACGATCGGGGACTTCTTCGGAGCGATCCACGGTCTCGAGGCCGTCGACGGGACGATCACGCACGACCGGGCGGTCCCGGCCGGCGACGGCGTGTTCCTCGAGTACGGTACCGCGACGGAGGACGCGATGGCGGCGATCGAGACGCTGGTCGACGCCGAGAGCGTCCCTCACTGGGAGTCGGTACACGCCCTCCGAATCGACGGCGACGCGACCCACTTCGAACTGCGGCTGGTCGACCCGCCGATGTTTTCGACCATCACCGCGTACGGCGGCTCCATCGACGAGGCGCGGATCGAGGACGGCGACTACTACATGCGGCTCCACCTTCCGCCGAGCACGAACGTTCGCCGGATCGTCGATTCGATTACGGAGACGTATCCGAGGATCGAGCTCGTTAGCCAGCGACAGGTGGACCGCGACCGGAAGCCCGCGACGGGGCCACAGAGCGCCTTCTTCGAGCGACTGACGGACCGCCAGCGGGCGGCGCTCGAGGCGGCCTACTACGCCGGCTACTTCGCGTGGCCTCGAGACACCAACGGCGAAGAAGTGGCCGACTCGCTCGGCATTTCCGCAGCGACCTACCACCAGCACCTCCGAAGCGCCCAGCGAAAGCTCCTCCGGGTGGCGCTGGACGACCGGGGATCAGACTGA
- the hpt gene encoding hypoxanthine/guanine phosphoribosyltransferase: MDQLKQSLLEAPIIEKNGYHYFVHPISDGVPKLDPGLLREIVIRIIRKAELEEVDRIVTPAAMGIHISTAVSLMTDIPLTVIRKREYGLPDEVAISQQTGYSKNEMYINDVREGEKVLVLDDVLSTGGTLAAVLEALDEIGAEVIDTVAVIKKEGGENKVADAGYHAKTLINVDVVDGEVVIVDEQGDD; the protein is encoded by the coding sequence ATGGATCAGTTGAAGCAGTCCCTGCTCGAGGCGCCGATCATCGAGAAGAACGGTTACCACTACTTCGTCCACCCGATCAGCGACGGCGTCCCCAAACTCGACCCCGGACTGCTGCGAGAGATCGTCATCCGGATCATCCGCAAGGCCGAACTCGAGGAGGTCGACCGGATCGTCACCCCCGCGGCGATGGGCATTCACATCTCGACGGCGGTCTCGCTGATGACCGACATCCCGCTGACCGTCATCCGAAAGCGCGAGTACGGCCTCCCGGACGAGGTCGCCATCTCCCAGCAGACGGGGTACTCGAAAAACGAGATGTACATCAACGACGTCCGCGAGGGCGAGAAGGTGCTCGTCCTCGACGACGTGCTCTCGACCGGCGGCACCCTCGCAGCGGTGCTCGAGGCGCTCGACGAGATCGGTGCGGAGGTCATCGACACCGTCGCCGTCATCAAGAAGGAAGGCGGCGAGAACAAGGTCGCCGACGCCGGCTACCACGCGAAGACGCTGATCAACGTCGACGTCGTCGACGGCGAGGTCGTCATCGTCGACGAGCAGGGCGACGACTGA
- a CDS encoding AGE family epimerase/isomerase: MTIYRTERGLRHQFRDVLNFYYPDCIDTAIGGYVAQLDEREGYVYDPRSRHLVATARGIHNFSLGVLADGPGWCRAAAEHGMSFLETAHWDSDEEGYDWLLEGRETVDATRYAYGHAFVLLAGARAHQVGISGGLETLERAADVLESRFWDPEYDRFADQATADWGTVEPYRGQNANMHACEAYLAAYEATGRERFLERALAVADAVVREGASETDGLLWEHFTEEWEPDLEYNREEPADRFRPWGYQPGHHAEWAKLLLLLAEHRSEGWLETRARELFDAAVTRGWDDEHGGLCYTVEASGEPVVADKYGWVHAEAIGACALLAARDPTYGEWYDRLWAYATENLINPRYGNWYERVARDGSRDGPNRGVEVEPGYHPLSNCWVAMEAVAAGAFSS; this comes from the coding sequence GTGACCATCTATCGTACCGAACGAGGCCTTCGCCACCAGTTTCGAGACGTCCTGAACTTCTACTATCCGGACTGTATCGACACCGCGATCGGCGGCTACGTCGCTCAGCTCGACGAGCGGGAGGGGTACGTCTACGACCCGCGCTCGAGACACCTCGTCGCGACCGCGCGCGGAATCCACAACTTTAGCCTCGGCGTGCTCGCCGACGGCCCCGGCTGGTGTCGCGCTGCGGCCGAACACGGCATGAGCTTCCTCGAGACCGCCCACTGGGATTCCGACGAGGAGGGCTACGACTGGCTGCTCGAGGGGCGCGAGACGGTCGACGCCACGCGATACGCCTACGGCCACGCCTTCGTCCTTCTCGCGGGCGCCCGCGCCCATCAGGTCGGGATTTCTGGCGGCCTCGAAACCCTCGAGCGGGCCGCCGACGTGCTCGAGAGCCGCTTCTGGGACCCCGAGTACGATCGGTTCGCCGATCAGGCGACGGCCGACTGGGGAACCGTCGAGCCCTACCGCGGCCAGAACGCGAACATGCACGCCTGCGAGGCGTACCTCGCCGCCTACGAGGCGACGGGGAGAGAGCGGTTCCTCGAGCGCGCCCTCGCCGTCGCCGATGCCGTCGTTCGGGAGGGGGCGTCGGAAACGGACGGCCTGCTCTGGGAGCACTTCACCGAGGAGTGGGAGCCGGACCTCGAGTACAACCGCGAGGAGCCCGCAGACCGGTTCCGGCCCTGGGGCTACCAGCCAGGCCACCACGCGGAGTGGGCGAAGCTCCTGCTGTTGCTGGCCGAACACCGTTCGGAGGGGTGGCTCGAGACCCGCGCCCGCGAACTGTTCGACGCTGCTGTCACCCGCGGCTGGGACGACGAGCACGGCGGACTCTGCTACACCGTCGAGGCGAGCGGTGAACCGGTCGTCGCCGACAAGTACGGCTGGGTACACGCGGAGGCGATCGGCGCGTGCGCGCTGCTCGCGGCTCGAGACCCGACGTACGGGGAGTGGTACGACCGCCTCTGGGCGTACGCGACGGAGAACCTGATCAACCCGCGCTACGGCAACTGGTACGAGCGGGTGGCTCGGGACGGCTCGCGGGACGGGCCGAACCGCGGCGTCGAGGTCGAGCCCGGCTACCACCCGCTTTCGAACTGCTGGGTGGCGATGGAGGCGGTCGCGGCGGGCGCGTTCTCGTCGTGA
- a CDS encoding DUF7344 domain-containing protein, translating into MSTNVQAQSKPLSKGEIFEVLRNQRRRYVLQFLKQDGRPTELGDLAQQVAAWEYDTVPEKVTPEQRKRVYTTLQQTHLPKMDEAGILLFDSDHGIIEPTDRTDDISVYLEIVPGREFAWRELYLSLGATSCALVAALWMGIYPLTLLSELIWATIIAVTVTLTAAAHIYHERNMRLGHGEQPPELSYREE; encoded by the coding sequence ATGAGCACGAACGTTCAGGCGCAGTCGAAACCGCTCTCGAAGGGCGAAATTTTCGAGGTCCTTCGCAACCAACGGCGCCGGTACGTCCTCCAGTTTCTGAAACAGGACGGGCGGCCGACCGAGCTCGGCGACCTCGCCCAGCAGGTCGCCGCCTGGGAGTACGACACCGTCCCCGAGAAGGTGACCCCCGAACAGCGTAAGCGCGTCTACACGACGCTCCAGCAAACCCACCTCCCGAAGATGGACGAGGCCGGCATCCTGCTGTTCGACTCCGACCACGGCATCATCGAGCCGACCGACCGGACCGACGACATCAGCGTCTACCTCGAGATCGTCCCCGGTCGGGAGTTCGCCTGGCGCGAACTGTACCTCTCGCTCGGGGCGACCAGCTGTGCGCTCGTCGCGGCGCTCTGGATGGGGATCTACCCGCTGACGCTGCTGTCGGAGCTGATCTGGGCGACGATCATCGCCGTGACGGTCACCCTGACGGCGGCCGCACACATCTACCACGAGCGAAACATGCGTCTGGGCCACGGCGAGCAGCCGCCGGAACTCAGCTATCGCGAGGAGTGA
- the coaBC gene encoding bifunctional phosphopantothenoylcysteine decarboxylase/phosphopantothenate--cysteine ligase CoaBC produces the protein MLEGVNVALGVTGSIAAVKTVELAHELRRHGASVRGVMTGSAQGIIHPWALEFATDEPVVTEITGAVEHVDLCGYDGWADVLLIAPATANTVGKIAGAVDDTPVSTCATTALGAGMPVVIAPAMHEPMYDHPGVLEAIDRVESWGVEFVEPRLEEGKAKIATEEAIVAGVARASGERPLAGEHVVVTSGATTETIDPVRVLTNRSSGKMGRAVARACYVRGAEVTLVHDGPDVPYAEVRTVESGAEMLEATAEACETADALVSAAAISDYTIEASPEKIRSGEELTLEFDPAPKLIDEIRERHPELPIVGFKAETSGEDEAMIEAARETLERVDLAFVVANDASVMGEERTRALLVHAESAAAYEGTKAGLAAEIADSIAVVLE, from the coding sequence ATGCTCGAGGGAGTCAACGTCGCACTCGGGGTGACGGGGTCGATCGCCGCGGTCAAGACGGTCGAACTCGCCCACGAACTGCGACGACACGGCGCGTCGGTCAGGGGCGTGATGACGGGCAGCGCGCAGGGAATCATCCACCCCTGGGCGCTCGAGTTCGCGACGGACGAGCCGGTCGTCACCGAGATCACGGGCGCGGTCGAACACGTCGACCTCTGTGGCTACGACGGGTGGGCCGACGTACTGCTGATCGCCCCCGCGACGGCGAACACGGTGGGGAAGATCGCCGGCGCGGTCGACGACACGCCCGTCTCGACCTGTGCGACGACCGCCCTGGGCGCGGGGATGCCGGTCGTGATCGCACCCGCGATGCACGAGCCGATGTACGACCACCCCGGCGTGCTCGAGGCCATCGACCGCGTCGAGTCCTGGGGCGTCGAGTTCGTCGAGCCGCGACTCGAGGAGGGGAAGGCGAAGATCGCCACCGAGGAGGCGATCGTCGCAGGCGTCGCACGCGCGTCGGGAGAGCGCCCGCTCGCGGGCGAACACGTCGTCGTCACGAGCGGTGCGACCACCGAAACGATCGACCCCGTGCGCGTGCTGACCAACCGCTCGTCGGGGAAGATGGGCCGAGCGGTCGCACGGGCATGCTACGTTCGCGGGGCCGAGGTCACCCTCGTCCACGACGGTCCGGACGTCCCGTATGCCGAGGTTCGAACCGTCGAGTCGGGCGCGGAGATGCTCGAGGCGACCGCGGAGGCCTGCGAAACCGCCGACGCGCTCGTCTCCGCGGCCGCGATCAGCGACTACACGATCGAGGCCAGCCCGGAGAAGATCCGCTCGGGCGAGGAGTTGACCCTCGAGTTCGACCCGGCGCCGAAGCTGATCGACGAGATCCGCGAGCGCCACCCGGAGCTACCGATCGTCGGCTTCAAGGCCGAGACCTCCGGCGAGGACGAGGCGATGATCGAGGCGGCCCGGGAAACCCTAGAGCGCGTCGACCTCGCGTTCGTCGTCGCCAACGACGCGAGCGTGATGGGCGAGGAGCGCACCCGGGCGCTGCTGGTCCACGCCGAGAGCGCCGCGGCGTACGAGGGGACGAAGGCGGGACTCGCCGCGGAGATCGCCGACTCGATAGCGGTCGTCCTCGAGTGA